The genomic window AATCAAAAAAAACAACCGGAAAAACAGGACGATATGACATACGATTCCTTGCTTTTTAGACACCTTTTAAAATGATGGCGGCGGCCTCAGCGATTGTTTTGACGGTGGAATACTTTTTACCCTGGAGGGCCTTATGGGCTTCGGATGAGTATTTGCCGTCGAGGAGGATGGATTGACACCCCCCATTAATCCCGCAAAGCACATCGATATCCTTATCCCCGACAAACCACGATTTCTTGAGATTCACCAAAAAATTCTGTTCCGCCTGAAAAAGGAATTTCGGGGACGGTTTACGGGAATTACTCTGTGGATTTTCGGGGGTATCAGGACAGAAATACATCCATGTGAATTTCACACCGGGCATAAGGGATAACATCCGGTCATTCACCTCATGCATCTGGTCCTCGGTAAAGAAGCCCCGTCCGATACCGGACTGGTTTGATACAATAAAAAGTTGAAACCCAGCTTTTTGAAGTTTCAAGAGGTTTTCGGTTACACCGGGCAGGAGCTCAACATCCTCAGGCTTGCTGATATAATGTTTATCAATAATCAGCGTGCCATCCCTGTCAAAAAAAACTGCGTGATTAGCCATTTTTCTTAAAGCTTTCGAGTATTTCAGTTTGGTTTGTGACAGCCGTACCCAGCTTGCCTACGACAAGACCGGCAGCGTGGTTAGCGATTTCAGCAGCCTCTGTCGGGGTGGCTCCTGTGGAAAGGGCTAGTGTATAGGTCGCGATGACGGTGTCACCGGCACCGGTGACATCAAAAACCTCTTGGGCCTTAGTGGGGGTATGGTAAAGCGGTTTGTTGCGTTGGAATA from Verrucomicrobiota bacterium includes these protein-coding regions:
- a CDS encoding HAD family hydrolase, with translation MANHAVFFDRDGTLIIDKHYISKPEDVELLPGVTENLLKLQKAGFQLFIVSNQSGIGRGFFTEDQMHEVNDRMLSLMPGVKFTWMYFCPDTPENPQSNSRKPSPKFLFQAEQNFLVNLKKSWFVGDKDIDVLCGINGGCQSILLDGKYSSEAHKALQGKKYSTVKTIAEAAAIILKGV